One segment of Methylocella silvestris BL2 DNA contains the following:
- the sucD gene encoding succinate--CoA ligase subunit alpha produces MSILIDENSRVLVQGFTGDKGTFHAKEMIECGTNVVGGVTPGKGGATHLGKPVFNTVKDAVRATGANCSITFVAPAFCADAIMEAADAGIGLVCSITDGIPAQDMMRVKRYLLRYQRGRRTLMVGPNCAGIISPGKAMLGIMPSNIYMRGSVGIVSRSGTLGYEAAAQMKELGIGVSTSVGIGGDPINGSSFLDHLILFEQDPETEAVMMIGEIGGPQEAEAAAWIKDNMTKPVVGYVAGLTAPKGRRMGHAGAIISASGDSAAEKSEIMKSYGLTVAPSPSELGATMARVLGRSTTPAKAPEAVAAH; encoded by the coding sequence ATGAGCATTCTAATCGACGAGAACAGCCGCGTCCTGGTGCAGGGTTTTACCGGCGACAAAGGCACTTTCCACGCCAAGGAAATGATCGAATGCGGCACCAATGTCGTCGGCGGCGTGACGCCCGGCAAGGGCGGCGCGACCCACCTCGGCAAGCCGGTGTTCAACACGGTCAAGGACGCGGTTCGCGCGACCGGGGCCAATTGTAGCATCACCTTCGTTGCGCCGGCCTTCTGCGCCGACGCCATCATGGAGGCCGCGGACGCCGGCATCGGGCTCGTGTGCTCGATCACCGACGGCATTCCGGCGCAGGACATGATGCGGGTCAAGCGTTATCTGTTGCGCTATCAGCGCGGCCGCCGCACCCTGATGGTGGGGCCGAACTGCGCCGGCATCATCAGCCCCGGCAAAGCCATGCTCGGCATCATGCCAAGCAACATCTACATGCGCGGCTCGGTCGGCATCGTGTCGCGCTCGGGAACGCTCGGCTATGAGGCCGCCGCGCAAATGAAAGAGCTCGGCATCGGCGTCTCGACCAGCGTCGGCATCGGCGGCGACCCGATCAACGGCAGCTCCTTCCTCGACCATTTGATCCTGTTCGAACAGGATCCCGAGACCGAAGCCGTGATGATGATCGGCGAAATCGGCGGCCCGCAGGAAGCCGAGGCCGCGGCCTGGATCAAGGACAACATGACAAAGCCGGTGGTTGGCTATGTCGCCGGCCTGACCGCGCCCAAGGGGCGCCGCATGGGCCATGCCGGCGCGATCATCTCCGCCTCCGGAGACAGCGCCGCCGAAAAATCCGAGATCATGAAATCCTACGGCCTCACCGTCGCACCGAGCCCGAGCGAGCTCGGCGCAACCATGGCCCGGGTGCTCGGCCGCAGCACGACGCCAGCCAAGGCGCCCGAAGCCGTAGCCGCGCATTAA
- a CDS encoding phosphoenolpyruvate carboxylase, producing the protein MTELQAERRLEQALSVVDVSDGAPSGERIAAILYQLLLEVVQRHHPEIAPVLSGETVLQNAAPEVLSRVFQAHGIWFQLLSIVEQDAAMGERRRTERELGEQAVPGTFANVIAKAAKLGVPAADIAEKLGRTRVRPVITAHPTEAKRVTVLEKHRRIYRLLVELEQPRWTGRERSGIIDQLRDEIELLWMTGELRLEKPSVEQEIAWGLHFFHETLFEGVPELLKKFDRALKRFYPSENFALTQFFQFGSWIGGDRDGNPFVTNKVTRRALRENAKASLRFYEQRLFNLMKSLSISERALPPPSGFREALNRALSDSGDGAGIALRNPGEPYRQFLYCAHAKVKATLALYEGERTPGPHYISADDLISDLAVTEQALAESGSVGLAQDLVRPVRFAVEAFRFRTQRLDLRENTTKLTSTLQALWRAMHTEADGEPPAVESDEWKAWILAELARPRIGPPVYRALPPEAEETLGMFKLARDRDEEFDREAFGSFVLSMTRSAADVLGAYLLAKEADLYHDATRVEACTLSITPLFETITDLRAAPQIMRELLSLPLVRRSARMQGGVQEVMIGYSDSNKDGGFLSSNWELAKAQDKLAKIGAEAGIPISFFHGRGGSVSRGGAPTAQAIAAQPAGSIQGRLRVTEQGEVVSFKYANRGTAAFQMEMLGSSVFEHTLTLERAAPALRAEFEEAMEALSGASHAAYANFINHPDLLTYFQSASPLDEISMLNIGSRPARRFGARTLSDLRAIPWVFAWAQNRHVITGWYGVGSGIASFLDVRKERGLTLLKRMFAESDLFRMIVGEVEKTLGMVDLDIAREYAGLVYDDDVRETIFGMIEAEYRLTRANILKITGEEEIAQRFPAYRSRLETRLKTINKVNREQVELLRNFRASTNELSKEAFKSNLLLSINCISSGLGATG; encoded by the coding sequence ATGACTGAGCTGCAAGCCGAACGGCGCCTGGAACAGGCCCTGAGCGTTGTCGACGTCAGCGACGGCGCGCCTTCCGGCGAGCGTATCGCCGCAATTCTCTACCAGCTGTTGCTTGAGGTGGTGCAGCGCCATCATCCCGAAATCGCGCCGGTGCTGTCCGGCGAGACGGTGTTGCAGAATGCGGCTCCGGAGGTTCTGTCGCGTGTTTTTCAGGCGCATGGCATCTGGTTTCAACTGCTCTCCATCGTCGAGCAGGACGCCGCCATGGGCGAGCGCCGCCGGACCGAGCGCGAGCTCGGCGAACAGGCGGTTCCGGGCACTTTCGCCAATGTGATCGCCAAGGCGGCGAAGCTTGGCGTTCCCGCCGCCGACATCGCCGAGAAGCTGGGCCGCACGCGGGTGCGCCCGGTCATTACCGCGCATCCGACCGAAGCCAAGCGCGTCACCGTGCTCGAAAAGCACCGCCGCATCTATCGTCTGCTGGTCGAGCTCGAGCAGCCGCGCTGGACCGGCCGCGAACGCTCCGGCATCATCGACCAGCTGCGAGACGAGATCGAACTGTTGTGGATGACCGGCGAATTGCGGCTGGAGAAACCCTCGGTCGAGCAGGAAATCGCCTGGGGTCTGCATTTCTTTCATGAGACCCTGTTCGAAGGCGTGCCCGAACTTTTGAAAAAGTTCGACCGCGCCTTGAAACGGTTCTACCCGAGCGAAAATTTCGCGCTGACGCAATTCTTCCAGTTCGGCTCCTGGATCGGCGGCGACCGCGACGGAAATCCCTTCGTCACCAACAAGGTGACGCGTCGCGCGCTGAGGGAGAACGCCAAGGCTAGCCTTCGCTTTTACGAACAGCGCCTGTTCAACCTGATGAAAAGCCTGTCGATCTCCGAGCGAGCTCTGCCGCCGCCCTCGGGTTTTCGCGAGGCGCTGAACCGCGCGCTCAGCGATAGCGGCGACGGCGCCGGAATCGCGCTGCGCAATCCCGGCGAGCCCTATCGCCAGTTTCTGTACTGCGCGCACGCCAAGGTGAAGGCGACGCTGGCCCTCTACGAAGGCGAACGGACGCCGGGCCCGCATTACATCAGCGCGGACGATCTCATTTCCGATCTCGCGGTGACCGAACAGGCGCTCGCAGAGAGCGGCAGCGTTGGCCTCGCGCAAGATCTCGTGCGTCCGGTGCGTTTCGCCGTCGAGGCGTTCCGCTTCCGCACGCAAAGGCTCGATCTGCGCGAAAACACGACGAAGCTGACGTCAACCCTGCAGGCCTTGTGGCGCGCCATGCATACGGAGGCCGACGGCGAGCCGCCGGCCGTCGAATCGGACGAATGGAAGGCCTGGATCCTCGCCGAGCTGGCGCGGCCGCGCATCGGGCCGCCGGTCTATCGCGCGCTGCCGCCGGAAGCCGAGGAAACGCTCGGAATGTTCAAGCTCGCTCGCGACCGCGACGAGGAATTCGACCGCGAGGCGTTCGGCAGCTTCGTGCTCAGCATGACGCGCTCCGCCGCCGACGTGCTTGGCGCCTATCTGCTCGCCAAGGAGGCCGACCTTTATCATGACGCAACGCGCGTCGAGGCCTGCACGCTGTCGATCACGCCGCTGTTCGAGACCATCACCGACCTTCGCGCCGCGCCGCAGATCATGCGCGAATTGCTGTCGCTGCCGCTGGTGCGCCGTAGCGCCCGCATGCAGGGCGGCGTGCAGGAGGTCATGATCGGCTATTCCGACTCGAACAAGGACGGCGGATTTCTGTCCTCGAATTGGGAGCTTGCGAAAGCGCAGGACAAGCTCGCCAAGATCGGAGCCGAGGCGGGCATTCCGATCTCGTTCTTCCACGGACGCGGCGGCTCGGTGAGCCGCGGCGGCGCGCCGACCGCGCAGGCGATCGCGGCGCAGCCGGCCGGCTCGATCCAGGGGCGCCTGCGCGTCACGGAACAGGGCGAGGTGGTGTCGTTCAAATACGCCAACAGGGGAACCGCCGCCTTCCAGATGGAGATGCTGGGATCCAGCGTGTTCGAGCATACGCTGACCTTGGAGCGCGCCGCGCCCGCCCTGCGCGCCGAATTCGAGGAGGCGATGGAGGCGTTGTCCGGCGCCTCGCACGCCGCCTACGCCAATTTCATCAATCATCCGGACTTGTTGACCTATTTTCAGTCCGCGAGCCCGCTCGATGAAATCTCGATGCTGAACATCGGATCGCGTCCGGCGCGGCGGTTCGGCGCCCGCACGCTGTCCGATCTGCGCGCCATTCCCTGGGTGTTCGCCTGGGCGCAGAACCGCCATGTCATCACAGGCTGGTATGGCGTCGGCAGCGGCATTGCCAGCTTCCTCGACGTGCGCAAGGAGCGCGGCCTGACGCTGCTGAAGCGCATGTTCGCCGAATCCGACCTGTTCCGCATGATCGTCGGCGAGGTGGAGAAAACCCTCGGCATGGTCGATCTCGACATCGCCCGCGAATATGCCGGGCTCGTCTATGACGACGACGTGCGCGAGACGATTTTCGGCATGATCGAGGCCGAATACAGGCTGACGCGGGCAAACATCCTGAAGATCACCGGCGAGGAAGAAATCGCGCAGCGTTTTCCGGCCTATCGCTCGCGCCTCGAAACGCGGCTCAAAACCATCAACAAGGTCAATCGCGAGCAGGTCGAACTGTTGCGAAACTTCCGCGCCAGCACGAATGAATTGAGCAAGGAAGCCTTCAAATCCAATCTTCTGCTGTCGATCAACTGCATTTCAAGCGGTCTTGGCGCCACCGGGTGA
- a CDS encoding HpcH/HpaI aldolase/citrate lyase family protein has protein sequence MSFTIIEQATPRLHRSELAVPGSNVGLFEKAASSAADIVFLDVEDAVAPDDKEQARKNIIQGLNEINWGSKTMMVRINGLDTHYMYRDVVDIVEACPRLDMILIPKVGVPADVYAIDMLVTQIEAAKKRTKKIGFEVLIETALGMANVEAIAQSSPRLEAMSFGVADYAASTRARTTVIGGVNADYGVLTDKDPNGNRQYFWADPWHAAQTRMMVACRAYGLRPIDGPFGDFSDPDAFIAAANRVAVLGYEGKWAIHPSQIELANKVFTPSDAEVTKARRILAAMDDAAKAGKGAVSLDGRLIDIASIRMAEALLAKAGSIGIAA, from the coding sequence ATGAGCTTCACGATCATTGAACAGGCGACGCCGCGCCTGCACCGCTCCGAACTCGCTGTTCCCGGCTCGAACGTCGGCCTGTTCGAAAAGGCGGCCTCCTCCGCCGCCGACATCGTCTTCCTCGACGTCGAGGACGCGGTGGCTCCGGACGATAAGGAGCAGGCGCGCAAGAACATCATTCAGGGCCTTAATGAGATCAATTGGGGCTCGAAGACCATGATGGTGCGCATCAACGGCCTTGACACCCACTACATGTATCGCGACGTGGTCGACATCGTCGAAGCCTGCCCCCGCCTCGACATGATCCTCATTCCAAAAGTCGGCGTGCCGGCCGACGTCTACGCCATCGACATGCTGGTGACGCAGATCGAAGCCGCCAAGAAGCGCACGAAAAAGATCGGCTTCGAAGTGCTGATCGAGACGGCGCTCGGCATGGCCAATGTCGAAGCCATCGCCCAATCGAGCCCGCGTCTCGAGGCGATGTCCTTCGGCGTCGCCGATTACGCCGCCTCGACGCGCGCGCGCACCACCGTCATCGGCGGCGTCAACGCCGACTATGGCGTGCTGACCGACAAGGACCCCAATGGAAACCGCCAGTATTTCTGGGCCGATCCCTGGCACGCCGCGCAGACGCGCATGATGGTCGCCTGCCGCGCCTATGGCCTGCGCCCGATCGACGGCCCGTTCGGCGATTTCTCCGATCCCGACGCCTTCATCGCCGCCGCCAACCGCGTCGCCGTGCTCGGCTATGAAGGAAAATGGGCGATCCACCCCTCGCAGATCGAACTCGCCAACAAGGTGTTCACGCCGTCCGACGCCGAAGTCACCAAGGCGCGCCGCATCCTCGCCGCGATGGACGACGCCGCGAAAGCCGGCAAAGGCGCTGTTTCGCTCGACGGCCGCCTGATCGATATCGCCAGCATCCGCATGGCGGAAGCGCTGCTCGCCAAGGCGGGTTCGATCGGCATCGCCGCCTGA
- the cutA gene encoding divalent-cation tolerance protein CutA, translating into MKLFYVTLNTIDEARRIARAALEQRVAVCCNWFPITCAYRWDEEIKEEPEIVLLIKTQDGRRASIEAIVGSVVDYVNCIVELAPSSVNTAFLDWLDRDAPS; encoded by the coding sequence ATGAAACTCTTCTACGTCACGCTCAACACGATCGATGAAGCGCGCCGGATCGCCCGCGCCGCGCTGGAGCAGCGCGTCGCCGTTTGCTGCAACTGGTTTCCGATCACCTGCGCCTATCGATGGGACGAGGAAATCAAGGAGGAGCCGGAAATCGTGCTTCTCATCAAGACGCAGGACGGCAGGCGCGCGTCCATTGAGGCCATCGTCGGCAGCGTCGTCGATTACGTCAATTGCATTGTCGAGCTTGCGCCTTCCTCCGTCAATACAGCCTTTCTCGATTGGCTCGATCGCGACGCGCCCTCGTGA
- the rquA gene encoding rhodoquinone biosynthesis methyltransferase RquA, which translates to MSLELLPAYLRDVYTWAYLTPGTAWFFDRQIVVQAILWGNAQRLMGDVLAALQPGDRVFQPAAVYGDFSRQVAQRVGPQGRLEVRDVAPLQVCLTRRKLADLPQANVAWADASIPQDGEFDAVTCFFLLHEVPDQVKVQVIHAMLGLVGPTGKVIFVDYHRPHRWHPLKPVMKRIFERLEPFAASLWAHEIQTLAGAAADGFQWRKNTRFRGLYQIVTAERK; encoded by the coding sequence ATGAGCCTGGAACTGCTGCCCGCGTATCTGCGCGATGTCTACACTTGGGCCTACCTTACGCCCGGCACGGCGTGGTTCTTCGATCGACAGATCGTGGTGCAGGCGATTTTGTGGGGCAATGCGCAGCGGCTGATGGGCGACGTGCTGGCTGCCTTGCAGCCGGGGGACCGGGTGTTTCAGCCGGCGGCCGTGTATGGGGACTTTTCTCGCCAGGTGGCGCAGCGCGTCGGTCCGCAGGGCCGATTGGAGGTGCGCGACGTCGCGCCGCTCCAGGTTTGCTTGACCCGGCGCAAGCTGGCCGACCTGCCGCAGGCGAATGTGGCCTGGGCCGACGCATCAATTCCGCAGGACGGCGAATTCGATGCCGTCACCTGCTTCTTCTTGCTGCATGAAGTGCCGGACCAGGTGAAGGTGCAGGTGATCCACGCCATGCTCGGGCTGGTGGGGCCGACCGGCAAGGTGATCTTCGTGGACTACCACCGCCCACATCGCTGGCACCCGCTGAAGCCGGTGATGAAGCGGATATTCGAGCGGCTCGAGCCGTTTGCCGCCAGCCTCTGGGCGCATGAAATCCAGACGCTGGCCGGAGCGGCGGCGGATGGTTTCCAGTGGCGCAAAAACACGCGGTTCCGCGGGCTGTACCAGATCGTAACCGCCGAACGAAAATGA
- the frdD gene encoding fumarate reductase subunit FrdD, with protein MTFPNAPHPPARSVAPVFWLLFGAGGMLSALFGPALIILTGIMAPHGWGVPADFADFPHALAFARNPIGKLVLLAVISLFFWHGAERLFLTLKDMRVAGAPVLRLATYGVAAVVTVATFVLLLLIGF; from the coding sequence ATGACATTTCCGAACGCGCCTCACCCGCCGGCCCGCAGCGTCGCTCCGGTCTTCTGGTTGCTGTTCGGGGCTGGCGGCATGCTGTCGGCCTTGTTCGGGCCGGCGCTGATCATCCTGACCGGCATCATGGCGCCGCATGGCTGGGGTGTGCCGGCGGATTTCGCCGATTTTCCTCACGCACTGGCGTTTGCGCGGAATCCGATCGGCAAACTCGTGTTGCTGGCCGTGATTTCCCTGTTCTTTTGGCACGGCGCCGAGCGGCTGTTTTTGACGCTCAAAGACATGCGCGTGGCCGGCGCGCCTGTCTTGCGGCTGGCGACCTATGGCGTCGCCGCTGTCGTGACCGTGGCGACCTTCGTGTTGCTGTTGCTGATCGGCTTTTGA
- a CDS encoding succinate dehydrogenase/fumarate reductase iron-sulfur subunit produces MYSETTAVPVDKPKIVELRVLRYRPASDTEPVFMTYHLPFTDDMSVLQALQAVKVSLDATLSFRWSCRMAVCGSCGMMINGEPKLACSTFLRDLASEPVTLEPLHNFPIERDLIVTVGDFVKKIESIYPYIMPKAPKTIEDGAYLQTPGQMAAYGSFADCINCMLCYAACPQFGANPDFIGPGAMALLQRYNGDSRDGGQQLRLEQISGEDGVWSCTAVGVCSDVCPKQVDPANAVNQNKSNSAFDFFLRFLRKEPSA; encoded by the coding sequence ATGTATAGCGAAACCACAGCGGTTCCGGTCGACAAACCCAAGATTGTCGAACTTCGGGTGCTGCGGTACCGCCCCGCGTCGGACACCGAACCCGTCTTCATGACCTACCATCTGCCGTTCACGGACGACATGTCGGTTCTGCAGGCGTTGCAGGCGGTCAAGGTCTCACTTGACGCCACGCTGTCGTTTCGATGGTCCTGCCGCATGGCGGTGTGCGGGAGCTGCGGCATGATGATCAATGGCGAGCCAAAACTCGCCTGCAGCACCTTTCTGCGGGACCTCGCGTCCGAACCGGTGACGCTCGAGCCGCTGCATAATTTCCCGATCGAGCGGGACCTGATCGTAACCGTTGGCGACTTCGTCAAGAAGATCGAAAGCATCTATCCTTACATCATGCCGAAGGCGCCAAAGACGATCGAAGATGGCGCGTATTTGCAGACGCCGGGGCAGATGGCGGCATATGGGTCGTTCGCCGATTGCATCAATTGCATGCTGTGCTATGCGGCATGCCCGCAATTCGGCGCCAATCCGGACTTCATCGGGCCGGGCGCGATGGCGCTGCTGCAGCGCTACAACGGCGATTCACGCGACGGTGGGCAGCAACTGCGCCTGGAACAGATCAGCGGCGAGGATGGCGTGTGGTCATGCACCGCGGTCGGCGTGTGCTCTGATGTGTGCCCCAAGCAGGTCGATCCGGCCAATGCCGTAAACCAAAACAAGTCGAACAGCGCATTCGATTTCTTTCTGCGCTTCTTGCGTAAGGAGCCCAGCGCATGA
- the frdA gene encoding fumarate reductase (quinol) flavoprotein subunit, producing MEYFDTDVLILGAGGAGLRAAIAAAQSAPDLRIALVSKVYPMRSHTVAAEGGSAGVVQAHDSLDAHFHDTVAGGDWLCEQDVVDYFVSRCTPEMIQLEHWGCPWSRKPDGNINVRAFGGMKIERTWFAADRSGFHILHTLFQTSTKFPSIQRFDEHFCVDLLVEDGRAQGAVVLSQSTGEFATITARSVVIATGGAGRVFRQNTNGGIVTGDGMAMAYRHGVPLRDMEFVQYHPTCLPGTGILITEACRGEGGLLVNKDGYRYLQDYGLGPAEAQPHNKFMELGPRDRLSQAFWHEERKGRTVTTPQGEAVLLDLRHLGARKLKERLPLICDLAREFMGIDAVTAAIPVRPAVHYTMGGILVDINTASPLAGLYAAGECSSVGIHGANRLGSNSLAELSVFGRVAGEQAAAFARAAPPPRRSGQAEAIEAKALGLLQQKGGGEQHALLRETMGKSMEKGCGIYRLGPEMQETCDTIAELKRRYADITLQDRSRAWNTDWLSAIELGFQLDIAEAMATSALARTESRGAHQRLDGFETRDDAKFLCHSLAHYQGSAPPTISYGAVTITRLPPGQRAYGALGEKLDDAAAKENGHV from the coding sequence GTGGAATACTTTGATACCGATGTCCTGATTTTGGGCGCGGGCGGTGCCGGTCTGCGCGCCGCCATCGCCGCAGCGCAGTCGGCCCCCGATCTGAGAATTGCGCTCGTGTCCAAGGTGTATCCGATGCGCAGCCATACGGTGGCGGCTGAGGGCGGCTCGGCAGGCGTTGTGCAGGCTCATGACAGCCTCGACGCGCATTTCCACGACACGGTCGCCGGCGGCGACTGGTTGTGCGAGCAGGATGTGGTCGACTATTTCGTCTCTCGCTGCACGCCCGAGATGATACAGCTCGAGCATTGGGGCTGCCCCTGGAGCCGCAAACCGGACGGCAACATCAACGTCCGCGCTTTCGGCGGCATGAAAATCGAGCGGACATGGTTCGCCGCCGACCGTAGCGGTTTTCATATCCTGCACACGCTGTTCCAGACCTCGACCAAGTTTCCATCGATCCAGCGTTTCGACGAGCATTTCTGCGTCGACCTGCTGGTTGAGGATGGCCGCGCCCAGGGCGCTGTCGTGCTGTCGCAATCGACGGGAGAATTTGCCACGATCACGGCGCGCTCCGTGGTCATTGCGACCGGCGGCGCCGGGCGGGTGTTCCGTCAGAATACCAATGGCGGGATCGTCACCGGCGATGGCATGGCCATGGCGTATCGCCACGGCGTCCCCCTGCGCGACATGGAGTTTGTGCAATACCACCCAACCTGCCTGCCGGGCACGGGTATTCTGATTACCGAGGCCTGCCGTGGCGAAGGCGGATTGCTGGTCAACAAGGACGGCTATCGCTATCTGCAGGATTACGGCCTCGGTCCGGCAGAGGCGCAGCCGCATAACAAGTTCATGGAGCTGGGGCCGCGCGACCGGCTGAGCCAGGCGTTCTGGCACGAGGAACGCAAAGGCCGCACCGTCACCACCCCGCAGGGCGAGGCGGTGCTGCTCGACCTGCGCCATCTTGGCGCGCGAAAGCTCAAGGAGCGGCTGCCGCTGATCTGTGACCTGGCCCGGGAGTTCATGGGCATCGATGCGGTCACTGCGGCGATCCCCGTACGGCCGGCGGTGCACTACACGATGGGCGGCATTCTGGTCGACATCAACACGGCCTCGCCGCTGGCGGGGCTTTATGCGGCCGGCGAATGCTCCAGCGTCGGCATCCACGGCGCCAACCGCCTGGGTTCGAATTCACTTGCGGAATTGTCGGTGTTTGGCCGGGTCGCCGGAGAGCAGGCGGCGGCGTTCGCGCGCGCCGCCCCGCCGCCCCGCAGGTCTGGCCAGGCGGAGGCCATCGAGGCCAAGGCCTTGGGGCTGCTGCAGCAGAAGGGCGGCGGAGAGCAGCACGCCCTGCTGCGCGAGACGATGGGCAAGAGCATGGAAAAGGGCTGCGGCATCTATCGTCTCGGGCCGGAGATGCAGGAGACCTGCGATACGATCGCCGAGCTTAAGCGCCGCTATGCCGACATCACGCTGCAGGATCGCTCGCGGGCCTGGAACACCGATTGGTTATCGGCTATCGAGCTTGGCTTCCAGCTCGATATCGCGGAGGCCATGGCGACGTCTGCCCTGGCTCGGACGGAATCGCGCGGCGCTCACCAGCGGCTGGACGGCTTCGAGACGCGCGACGACGCCAAGTTCCTTTGCCACAGCCTCGCCCACTACCAGGGGAGCGCGCCGCCCACGATCAGCTATGGCGCGGTCACCATCACCCGCTTGCCGCCGGGGCAGCGGGCCTATGGGGCGCTGGGCGAGAAGCTGGATGATGCGGCAGCCAAGGAAAATGGTCATGTATAG